One Halobaculum roseum DNA segment encodes these proteins:
- a CDS encoding ABC transporter substrate-binding protein yields the protein MGDDSGELDGPTRRDYVKYGGALVGGSGLLAGCTGQSNDGATTTQEPIERTETAAEETEGTATASPEASYSVELSPVGEVTLEEPPTNVFTHFPWFPDMASALGQGDTVNSLWWDGTVAGLEYFTAGFDDFEIEWADEAGQYGFSKEQLYELDSDLHLVDPAWVTTQDNWSRADIDEIEDNVGPWLGNYYSSFHATPPQEWADGYEYHSLWGVFDRVATLYDERERYEALRSVRDDLISTVEAGRPPESDRPTAAYLSISADLSSIYQLRLNAPGYWNSHTRPLGAVDAFGDDEFSGPFKEIDMEALLEADPDAILALWTVTDTFDFGELKRNLRDDPVGSELSAVRNDRVYPQGTRWQGPLMNLFQLEMTAKQLYPEEFGAWPEYENGDTYPEFGADERLFDHRRVADVIAGDT from the coding sequence ATGGGAGACGACAGCGGCGAACTCGACGGGCCCACGCGGCGTGACTACGTGAAATACGGCGGGGCGCTCGTCGGCGGCAGCGGCCTGCTCGCGGGCTGTACCGGGCAGTCGAACGACGGCGCGACGACGACGCAGGAGCCGATCGAGCGGACCGAGACGGCGGCCGAGGAGACCGAGGGGACCGCCACCGCGAGTCCGGAGGCGAGCTACTCCGTCGAGCTGTCGCCCGTCGGCGAGGTCACGCTCGAGGAGCCGCCGACGAACGTGTTCACCCACTTCCCGTGGTTCCCGGACATGGCGAGCGCGCTCGGGCAGGGAGACACCGTCAACAGCCTGTGGTGGGACGGCACCGTTGCCGGCTTGGAGTACTTCACCGCCGGGTTCGACGACTTCGAGATCGAGTGGGCGGACGAGGCGGGGCAGTACGGTTTCTCGAAGGAACAGCTGTACGAACTCGACAGCGACCTCCACCTCGTGGATCCGGCGTGGGTGACCACACAGGACAACTGGAGCCGAGCCGACATCGACGAGATCGAGGACAACGTGGGTCCGTGGCTGGGCAACTACTACAGCAGCTTCCACGCGACGCCCCCCCAGGAGTGGGCCGACGGGTACGAGTACCACAGTCTCTGGGGGGTGTTCGACCGCGTCGCGACGCTGTACGACGAGCGTGAACGGTACGAGGCGCTTCGGTCCGTGCGCGACGACCTGATCTCGACCGTCGAGGCGGGGCGCCCGCCGGAGTCCGACCGGCCGACCGCCGCGTACCTCTCGATCTCGGCGGACCTGTCCAGCATCTACCAGCTCAGGCTGAACGCTCCCGGCTACTGGAACTCCCACACGCGGCCGCTGGGCGCCGTCGACGCCTTCGGCGACGACGAGTTCTCGGGGCCGTTCAAAGAGATCGACATGGAGGCGCTGCTGGAGGCCGACCCGGACGCGATACTCGCGCTGTGGACGGTCACGGACACCTTCGACTTCGGGGAGCTGAAGCGGAACCTCCGGGACGACCCTGTCGGGAGCGAGCTGTCCGCCGTCCGGAACGACCGGGTGTACCCGCAGGGGACGCGCTGGCAGGGACCGCTGATGAACCTGTTCCAGCTGGAGATGACCGCCAAACAGCTGTACCCCGAGGAGTTCGGGGCGTGGCCCGAGTACGAGAACGGCGACACGTACCCAGAGTTCGGCGCCGACGAACGGCTGTTCGACCACCGGCGGGTCGCCGACGTCATCGCCGGCGACACCTGA
- a CDS encoding tyrosine-type recombinase/integrase, with protein MTTPREKFERRKETFSEYVDSGEIDSDTAEAVRELLNAYDDHNVMTPAPEGEGTREPGTLTAWLYRLMQFSRERKLVEATAEDLKHDIQSMHDGGHPLVKDEGIQKSTLRSYQAALRKFYGYHTDLNVEPGEIPMFDQKDPQVDPSDMLTKEEIHEAREAADNPRDKLIFQLLLYTGQRREAIRTLRLKDVNPQAGTYRLNPEVDGLKGAQDRNGKRPLLGAKAAVQNWLEYHPDTTDPEHYLITARPNYSTPDPTTPVSGETIRRCMEKIKERTDIDKPMHPHAMRHNFVTIAARDYDLPHDTIKYLIGHDAASQVMETTYSHLSGDDHVKRAEEAFGIREPEDESPLTPDVCDVCGNNLAPSAKACSRCGAVFTPDAQSAQESIQSDMKDSYREVDPEDVDTQEKIDALDDLLDDPEVKALLYEKLSDK; from the coding sequence ATGACCACCCCAAGAGAGAAATTCGAGCGGCGGAAGGAAACGTTTTCCGAGTATGTGGACTCGGGCGAGATCGACTCCGATACGGCCGAGGCGGTCCGAGAGTTGCTAAACGCCTACGACGATCACAACGTAATGACGCCGGCACCCGAGGGTGAAGGCACGCGCGAGCCGGGAACCCTCACGGCGTGGCTATACCGCCTAATGCAATTCTCCCGCGAGCGGAAGCTTGTCGAAGCGACGGCGGAGGATTTGAAGCATGACATTCAGTCGATGCACGACGGCGGACACCCGTTGGTTAAGGACGAAGGTATTCAGAAGTCCACGCTTCGGTCTTATCAGGCGGCGCTACGGAAGTTCTACGGCTACCACACGGATCTGAACGTGGAGCCGGGGGAGATCCCGATGTTCGACCAGAAGGACCCGCAGGTTGACCCGTCGGATATGCTCACCAAAGAGGAAATCCACGAGGCGCGGGAGGCGGCTGACAACCCGCGAGACAAACTTATCTTTCAACTGTTGCTCTACACCGGCCAGCGGCGCGAGGCTATCCGCACGCTTCGGTTGAAGGACGTGAACCCCCAAGCGGGCACCTACCGACTGAACCCCGAGGTGGACGGGCTCAAAGGCGCACAGGATCGGAACGGGAAGCGACCCCTGCTCGGTGCGAAGGCGGCTGTGCAAAACTGGTTGGAGTACCACCCTGATACGACCGATCCTGAGCACTACCTGATCACGGCACGCCCGAACTACAGCACCCCGGACCCGACGACGCCCGTTTCGGGAGAGACGATCCGGCGGTGCATGGAGAAAATCAAAGAGCGGACGGACATTGACAAGCCGATGCACCCCCACGCGATGCGGCACAACTTCGTGACTATCGCGGCGCGTGATTACGACCTCCCCCACGACACGATCAAATATCTGATCGGTCACGACGCCGCTTCACAGGTGATGGAAACCACCTATTCGCACCTATCCGGTGATGACCACGTGAAGCGTGCCGAGGAGGCGTTCGGGATTCGTGAACCCGAAGATGAATCCCCACTTACGCCGGACGTATGCGACGTGTGCGGAAACAACCTCGCGCCGAGTGCGAAGGCGTGTAGCCGGTGCGGAGCCGTGTTCACCCCGGACGCACAGAGCGCGCAGGAGTCGATTCAGAGCGACATGAAGGACTCTTACCGAGAGGTTGACCCCGAGGACGTGGACACGCAAGAGAAGATCGATGCGCTCGATGACCTACTTGACGACCCGGAAGTGAAGGCATTGCTGTATGAGAAGCTGTCTGATAAGTGA
- a CDS encoding HGGxSTG domain-containing protein, translated as MSTQEPSDTGGRYADTCGASNRNGEPCKLPAGWGTPGSQGGRCKFHGGASTGPADTEHLAENDFAEGNAGGGAPELNTNAEIHGGFADWRKVYDRLEGADRARVDRLIESMRETAIEHAPEVSAERRERLLKEKATLSVMNTRAMADTIGTPEDPVGGARGFVIEEDREHAGEHYTVHKANPALGASTAIAARQRMIAEELRLWPGFREE; from the coding sequence ATGAGCACGCAGGAACCGAGCGATACGGGCGGCCGATACGCGGACACCTGCGGGGCGAGCAACCGGAACGGCGAGCCGTGTAAGCTTCCGGCCGGGTGGGGAACGCCCGGATCGCAAGGCGGCCGGTGTAAGTTCCACGGGGGCGCGTCGACGGGGCCGGCCGACACCGAGCACTTGGCGGAGAACGACTTTGCCGAGGGGAACGCCGGCGGTGGCGCTCCCGAACTAAACACGAACGCCGAGATCCACGGTGGGTTTGCTGATTGGCGAAAGGTGTACGACCGACTGGAGGGAGCCGACCGCGCTCGCGTTGACCGACTGATTGAATCCATGCGGGAGACGGCGATCGAGCACGCGCCGGAGGTATCGGCGGAACGCCGCGAGCGGTTGCTAAAAGAGAAAGCGACCCTGTCGGTGATGAACACCCGAGCGATGGCCGACACAATCGGAACACCGGAGGACCCGGTCGGCGGGGCGCGAGGGTTCGTGATTGAGGAGGACCGCGAGCACGCCGGCGAGCACTACACCGTTCACAAAGCGAACCCGGCACTCGGGGCGTCGACGGCGATCGCCGCCCGACAGCGGATGATCGCAGAGGAGTTGCGACTGTGGCCGGGGTTCCGCGAAGAGTAA
- a CDS encoding NifU family protein, producing the protein MSADSQDDGGEDELRERITNFLRRNFPQIQMHGGSAAIQHLDRETGEVHISLGGACSGCGISPMTIQAIKSRMTKEIPEIKEVVADTGMGSGADGDLGGMGTSDDGMSPSFPGESSDGEDDEGPQAPF; encoded by the coding sequence ATGAGCGCCGACTCCCAGGACGACGGCGGCGAGGACGAACTGCGCGAGCGCATCACGAACTTCCTGCGCCGCAACTTCCCGCAGATCCAGATGCACGGCGGCAGCGCCGCCATCCAGCACCTGGACCGCGAGACGGGCGAGGTCCACATCTCGCTGGGCGGGGCCTGTTCCGGCTGCGGCATCTCGCCGATGACGATCCAGGCGATCAAATCGCGCATGACCAAGGAGATCCCCGAGATCAAGGAGGTCGTCGCCGACACCGGCATGGGCTCGGGCGCCGACGGCGACCTCGGCGGCATGGGCACCTCCGACGACGGCATGTCCCCCTCCTTCCCAGGCGAGTCCTCGGACGGCGAGGACGACGAGGGCCCGCAAGCCCCCTTCTGA
- a CDS encoding DUF5783 family protein, producing MAEFDPEQFEDKYANYFPELQRAYKNAFETMNDRFDSEVIHAIDQQILNESEPFYDEETGTFTVELPENPTDRLTAIVVDDEKLTETLDRYVAEIESELYRVFDLEPPEER from the coding sequence ATGGCCGAGTTCGACCCCGAGCAGTTCGAGGACAAGTACGCGAACTACTTCCCGGAGCTCCAGCGCGCGTACAAGAACGCCTTCGAGACGATGAACGACCGGTTCGACTCGGAGGTGATCCACGCGATCGACCAACAGATCCTCAACGAGTCCGAGCCGTTCTACGACGAGGAGACGGGGACGTTCACCGTCGAACTGCCCGAGAACCCGACCGATCGCCTGACGGCGATCGTCGTCGACGACGAGAAGCTGACCGAGACGCTCGACCGGTACGTCGCGGAGATCGAATCGGAGCTATACCGCGTCTTCGACCTCGAACCGCCCGAGGAACGGTGA
- a CDS encoding sulfatase, with product MSDDTPENVLFVVLDTVRKDRLGPYGYDGGTTPGLDAFAEEATVFENAVAPAPWTLPVHASLFTGMYPHRHGADQENPYLEGATTLAETLSAEGYRTACYSSNAWITPYTHLTDGFDDQDNFFEVMPGDLLSGPIARAWKAMNDNEALRTVADKLVSLGNVAHEYLASGEGADSKTPAVIDRTKSFIDDSESAGDDWFAFINLMDAHLPYHPPQEYVDEYAPGVDSTEVCQNSKEYNAGVRDIDDEEWDAIRGLYDAEIAHIDDQLTRLFDWLKETDRWEDTAVVVCADHGELHGEHDLYGHEFCLYDQLINVPLMVKHPGLDDDRREDTVELLDTYHTVLDTLGVDGGEPAADGEEAVALDRTRSLLSADYREFAGLDDADRDPGQRASPDGEFGFVEYSRPVVELKQLEEKASSAGIELPEDSRFYSRMRASRATDAKYVRIDRIPDEAFRLDEDPAEERNLAGTPGGDGGDERIAEAESRLGEFEAAAGGAWTGAVDGEVTDDSLDEMDDEATERLRDLGYVE from the coding sequence ATGAGCGACGACACGCCCGAGAACGTGCTGTTCGTCGTGCTCGACACGGTCCGCAAGGACCGCCTCGGGCCGTACGGCTACGACGGGGGAACGACTCCCGGCCTGGACGCGTTCGCCGAGGAGGCGACCGTCTTCGAGAACGCGGTCGCGCCCGCGCCGTGGACGCTCCCGGTGCACGCGTCGCTGTTCACCGGGATGTACCCGCACCGCCACGGCGCCGACCAGGAGAACCCGTATCTGGAGGGCGCGACGACGCTCGCCGAGACGCTTTCGGCCGAGGGCTACCGCACCGCCTGCTACTCATCGAACGCGTGGATCACCCCGTACACCCACCTCACCGACGGGTTCGACGACCAGGACAACTTCTTCGAGGTGATGCCGGGCGATCTCCTGTCGGGGCCGATCGCGCGGGCGTGGAAGGCGATGAACGACAACGAGGCGCTGCGGACGGTCGCGGACAAGCTCGTCTCGCTGGGCAACGTCGCCCACGAGTACCTCGCGTCGGGCGAGGGCGCCGACTCCAAGACGCCGGCGGTGATCGACCGCACGAAGTCGTTCATCGACGACAGCGAGTCGGCCGGCGACGACTGGTTCGCGTTCATCAACCTGATGGACGCGCACCTGCCGTACCACCCGCCTCAGGAGTACGTCGACGAGTACGCGCCCGGCGTCGACTCGACGGAGGTGTGCCAGAACTCCAAGGAGTACAACGCCGGCGTCCGCGACATCGACGACGAGGAGTGGGACGCGATCAGGGGGCTGTACGACGCCGAGATCGCCCACATCGACGACCAGCTCACCCGGCTGTTCGACTGGCTGAAGGAGACCGACCGCTGGGAGGACACCGCGGTCGTCGTCTGCGCGGACCACGGCGAACTCCACGGCGAACACGACCTCTACGGCCACGAGTTCTGTCTGTACGACCAGCTGATCAACGTCCCGCTCATGGTCAAACACCCCGGCCTCGACGACGACCGCCGCGAGGACACCGTCGAGCTCCTCGACACCTACCACACGGTGCTCGACACGCTCGGCGTCGACGGAGGGGAGCCGGCCGCCGACGGCGAGGAGGCGGTCGCGCTCGACCGGACCCGATCGCTTCTCTCGGCCGACTACCGCGAGTTCGCCGGCCTCGACGACGCCGACCGCGACCCCGGCCAGCGTGCGTCGCCCGACGGGGAGTTCGGGTTCGTCGAGTACTCCCGGCCCGTGGTGGAGCTGAAACAGCTGGAGGAGAAGGCGTCGAGCGCGGGCATCGAACTGCCCGAGGACTCCCGGTTCTACTCGCGGATGCGCGCGTCCCGAGCCACCGACGCGAAGTACGTCCGCATCGACCGGATCCCCGACGAGGCGTTCCGGCTCGACGAGGACCCCGCCGAGGAGCGGAACCTCGCCGGCACCCCGGGCGGCGACGGGGGCGACGAGCGCATCGCCGAGGCCGAGTCCAGACTCGGCGAGTTCGAGGCCGCCGCCGGCGGCGCGTGGACCGGCGCCGTCGACGGCGAGGTGACCGACGACTCGCTCGACGAGATGGACGACGAGGCGACCGAGCGCCTCCGCGACTTGGGATACGTCGAGTAG
- a CDS encoding DUF7130 family rubredoxin-like protein: protein MSDGGPPVGLGQRVFTEDGREIGTVRGFDEHGVYVTTREGIVSLSVEHERAGHEFGEGELMWRCSDCGEMGDLGEGMPEACPNCEAPREHVYYWIED, encoded by the coding sequence ATGAGCGACGGGGGACCGCCCGTCGGGCTCGGCCAGCGCGTGTTCACCGAGGACGGGCGGGAGATCGGGACCGTTCGCGGCTTCGACGAGCACGGCGTGTACGTGACGACGCGGGAGGGGATCGTCTCGCTGTCGGTCGAGCACGAGCGCGCGGGACACGAGTTCGGCGAGGGGGAGTTGATGTGGCGCTGCTCGGATTGCGGGGAGATGGGGGACCTCGGCGAGGGGATGCCCGAGGCGTGCCCGAACTGCGAGGCCCCGCGCGAGCACGTCTACTACTGGATCGAGGACTGA
- a CDS encoding phage/plasmid primase, P4 family: MSTSAPTDLTVPSTLKEREQWICWREEERDSQDKPTKVPINPTAGDYASATDADTWTTFEQAREAHAGARVDTDGLGFVFTDDDLLVGVDLDDARDPESGNPESWAEDIIDRLESFTEVSPSGTGYHVYLHGILPDGGNRKDGVEIYDQSRFFTVTGDHVDGTPATVNQRNDALREVHADYVTGDESDDSSPEGDTKRPGEHVDISDQQLLEKAKNAEYGDEFTRLWRGDTSDYGGDHSKADYHLLRHLLFWTGGDRSRAERLFGKSGLTRPKWEERADYRERTLDAAEDAISNYYDPNANTGGPEHTDPPEWVEKDTADTHDSVASLTPANVVARAGIASDDYDSLSGAIDGLSDREKAAIVWDLLTESNEYHLRVHRETGRLYAYDGGVWLPEGERTLRHAGRQALGSTNYGKNVVTELKEQARADPRAEVDGDTLGSDPGVLAVENGLLNLEAAANGDDALRPLEPEDYALTRLPVTYDPNATAEEWEATVREVVESEKLDLFQEYVGYTLHRGAMPYNRALLLVGDGANGKSTVLNTVRAMLGADNTRSKAIHDLSEPNHVADLHGAIANIHADLSEGALSSKGVARFKELTGGDTVEGRRLYEESFTFDPTAKHLYAANSTPDVSNYVDAEDSAWWRRWLVVHFPQYFPPHERDPELEDRLTTDESLSGVLNWAIDGWDRLIEQGGFTNADHTGETRKRWVTWGENVEAFIENHVENDPDAENLSTSEAYDVYKAWCRENDEDPIGRRKFTATLRDAPVNVGYTKSVRPHGTGTPTNGYKSLGFSGAVPSLESVLSEGDGDDGTRNTGIGAYN, translated from the coding sequence GTGAGCACATCCGCCCCCACCGACCTCACGGTCCCGTCAACCCTCAAAGAACGGGAGCAATGGATCTGCTGGCGTGAGGAGGAGCGCGACAGTCAAGACAAGCCGACAAAGGTACCAATCAACCCAACGGCCGGCGACTACGCCTCAGCTACCGATGCCGACACGTGGACGACGTTTGAGCAGGCACGCGAGGCACACGCCGGCGCGCGTGTCGACACGGACGGACTCGGATTCGTGTTCACCGATGACGACCTATTGGTTGGTGTTGACCTAGACGACGCCCGCGATCCCGAGTCGGGCAATCCGGAGTCGTGGGCCGAGGACATCATCGATCGGTTAGAGTCGTTCACCGAGGTATCCCCGTCCGGCACAGGGTACCACGTGTACCTTCACGGAATTCTCCCCGATGGTGGCAACCGTAAGGACGGCGTGGAAATATACGACCAGAGCCGATTCTTCACCGTCACGGGCGACCATGTGGACGGCACGCCGGCGACAGTCAACCAGCGGAACGATGCACTCCGCGAGGTGCACGCCGACTACGTCACAGGTGACGAGAGTGACGACAGTAGCCCCGAAGGCGACACGAAGCGACCGGGCGAACATGTGGATATTTCGGACCAGCAGTTGCTTGAGAAGGCGAAGAATGCCGAGTACGGAGACGAATTCACTCGGCTGTGGCGTGGTGATACGTCCGACTATGGGGGCGATCACAGTAAGGCGGACTACCACCTACTCCGGCACCTACTCTTCTGGACGGGCGGCGACAGGAGCCGCGCGGAACGCCTCTTCGGAAAGTCGGGTTTGACACGGCCGAAGTGGGAAGAGCGTGCCGACTACCGCGAGCGGACGCTTGACGCCGCCGAGGACGCTATCAGCAACTACTACGATCCCAACGCGAACACCGGCGGTCCGGAACACACCGACCCGCCGGAATGGGTCGAGAAGGACACAGCCGACACTCACGACTCTGTGGCCTCACTCACGCCGGCGAATGTGGTTGCACGCGCCGGGATAGCGAGCGACGACTACGACAGTCTCTCCGGTGCAATTGACGGACTCAGCGACCGGGAGAAAGCGGCGATTGTGTGGGATCTACTCACCGAGAGCAACGAGTACCACCTTCGCGTGCACCGAGAGACAGGCCGGCTGTATGCCTACGACGGCGGCGTGTGGCTACCCGAGGGGGAACGTACACTTCGCCACGCCGGCCGGCAAGCACTCGGGAGCACCAACTACGGCAAGAACGTAGTCACGGAATTGAAAGAGCAAGCACGGGCCGATCCAAGGGCCGAAGTGGACGGTGATACGCTGGGATCAGATCCCGGGGTTCTTGCCGTCGAAAACGGGTTGCTCAATCTTGAAGCGGCAGCGAACGGCGACGACGCGCTTCGACCACTTGAGCCGGAGGATTACGCCTTGACCCGCCTCCCCGTGACCTACGATCCAAATGCCACGGCCGAGGAATGGGAAGCGACAGTTCGTGAAGTGGTCGAATCAGAGAAATTGGATCTGTTTCAGGAGTATGTTGGATACACGCTCCACCGTGGAGCCATGCCCTACAACCGAGCGTTGCTTCTGGTTGGTGACGGTGCGAACGGCAAGAGCACCGTCTTGAATACCGTCCGAGCAATGCTCGGGGCCGACAACACGCGCTCGAAGGCGATCCATGACCTCTCAGAGCCGAACCACGTAGCTGACCTTCACGGTGCAATTGCGAACATCCACGCCGACCTATCCGAAGGCGCGCTATCCTCGAAGGGAGTTGCGCGATTCAAGGAGTTGACCGGCGGCGACACCGTGGAAGGGCGACGACTCTATGAAGAGTCGTTCACATTCGACCCAACGGCCAAGCACCTGTATGCGGCCAACAGTACGCCGGATGTGAGCAACTACGTAGATGCCGAGGATTCGGCGTGGTGGCGACGGTGGCTTGTCGTGCACTTCCCCCAGTACTTCCCACCACACGAACGCGATCCGGAGCTAGAAGATCGTCTGACTACTGACGAAAGCCTCTCCGGCGTGTTGAATTGGGCTATCGACGGGTGGGACCGATTGATAGAGCAGGGCGGATTCACGAACGCCGACCATACAGGTGAAACCCGCAAACGGTGGGTGACGTGGGGTGAGAACGTGGAGGCGTTCATTGAGAACCACGTCGAAAACGACCCGGACGCCGAGAATCTGTCCACGTCGGAAGCCTACGACGTATACAAGGCGTGGTGCCGTGAGAACGATGAAGATCCGATTGGCCGTCGGAAGTTCACGGCGACGCTTCGGGATGCTCCTGTGAATGTTGGCTACACAAAAAGTGTCCGTCCTCACGGAACAGGAACGCCGACGAACGGCTACAAGTCACTCGGGTTCTCCGGTGCCGTGCCGTCGCTTGAATCGGTCTTGTCCGAAGGCGACGGCGACGACGGAACGCGGAACACGGGAATTGGGGCCTACAACTGA
- a CDS encoding ketopantoate reductase family protein produces MDIVVFGAGALGSLVGGLLAREHQVTLVARDPHARRVAGQGLRVVGELDAHTRPRATTEPTHEDLSCDLALVTVKAYDTEVAAEVLAAGDPDLVCSLSNGLCEGTLAERLGDRVLAGSATYGAELVGPGEVRCTGVGRIHVGEFADDRLDSDEDDAASDRAERVAAAFRECGLDCTADPAMPRRRWEKLAVNAGINAVTALARVPNGALADGPGREVARRAARETARVARAEGVDLPDERAVDAVDTVVAETAANRSSMRRDVESGNRTEVDAINGAVVDRGRDRGVDTPTNRTMADLLRTWERNRIGE; encoded by the coding sequence ATGGATATCGTCGTGTTCGGCGCGGGGGCGCTCGGCAGCCTCGTGGGCGGGCTGCTCGCGCGCGAACACCAGGTCACACTCGTCGCCCGCGACCCCCACGCCCGTCGCGTCGCGGGGCAGGGCCTGCGCGTCGTCGGCGAACTCGACGCACACACCCGGCCGCGGGCGACGACCGAGCCGACCCACGAAGACCTCTCCTGTGACCTCGCGCTCGTGACCGTGAAGGCGTACGACACCGAGGTCGCCGCCGAAGTCCTCGCCGCCGGCGACCCGGATCTCGTCTGTTCGCTCTCGAACGGGCTGTGCGAGGGGACGCTCGCCGAACGCCTCGGCGACCGCGTGCTCGCCGGGTCCGCGACCTACGGCGCCGAACTCGTCGGCCCGGGCGAAGTGCGCTGTACCGGCGTCGGGCGGATCCACGTCGGCGAGTTCGCCGACGACCGACTCGACAGCGACGAGGACGACGCCGCGAGCGACCGGGCCGAGCGCGTCGCCGCCGCGTTCCGCGAGTGCGGGCTCGACTGCACCGCCGACCCCGCGATGCCGCGCCGACGCTGGGAGAAGCTCGCCGTCAACGCCGGCATCAACGCCGTGACGGCGCTCGCGCGCGTTCCCAACGGCGCGCTCGCGGACGGCCCGGGCCGCGAAGTCGCCCGCCGCGCCGCCCGCGAGACGGCCCGCGTCGCCCGCGCAGAGGGTGTCGATCTACCCGACGAGAGGGCCGTCGACGCGGTCGACACCGTCGTCGCGGAGACCGCGGCCAACCGCTCGTCGATGCGCCGGGACGTGGAGTCGGGGAATCGGACCGAGGTCGACGCGATCAACGGCGCCGTCGTCGACCGCGGCCGCGACCGCGGCGTCGACACGCCGACGAACCGGACGATGGCGGACCTCCTGCGGACGTGGGAACGGAACCGGATCGGAGAGTGA
- a CDS encoding DUF7130 family rubredoxin-like protein: MATEQQEDEPRVTDISVGQSVYDDDGTELGTVRGIDDAGFYVLSSEDTGRVTLEEAGSAFGESYVMWRCWECGEMGQIEGDLPAQCPDCGAPREDLYYWVED, from the coding sequence ATGGCCACCGAGCAACAGGAGGACGAACCCAGGGTGACGGACATCTCGGTCGGACAGAGCGTGTACGACGACGACGGTACCGAGCTGGGGACGGTGCGGGGCATCGACGACGCCGGCTTCTACGTCCTCTCGTCGGAGGACACCGGCCGGGTGACACTGGAGGAGGCCGGCAGCGCCTTCGGGGAGTCGTACGTGATGTGGCGCTGCTGGGAGTGCGGCGAGATGGGACAGATCGAGGGCGACCTCCCGGCGCAGTGCCCGGACTGCGGGGCGCCCCGCGAGGACCTGTACTACTGGGTCGAGGACTGA